The Hippocampus zosterae strain Florida chromosome 20, ASM2543408v3, whole genome shotgun sequence genome contains a region encoding:
- the eif2s3 gene encoding eukaryotic translation initiation factor 2 subunit 3 encodes MAGDESGTTLGQPHLAKQDLNTLDVSKLTTLSPEIISRQATINIGTIGHVAHGKSTVVKAISGVHTVRFKNELERNITIKLGYANAKIYMLDDPSCPRPECYRSCGSSTPDEFPTDIPGTKGEFKLVRHVSFVDCPGHDILMATMLNGAAVMDAALLLIAGNESCPQPQTSEHLAAIEIMKLKHILILQNKIDLVKESQAKEQYEQILTFVQGTVAEGAPIIPISAQLKYNIEVVCEYIVKKIPVPVRDFSSEPRLIVIRSFDVNKPGCEVDDLKGGVAGGSILKGVLKVGQEIEVRPGIVSKDHEGKLMCKPIFSKIVSLFAEHNDLQYAAPGGLIGVGTKIDPTLCRADRMVGQVLGAVGELPEIFTELEISYFLLRRLLGVRTEGDKKAAKVQKLSKNEVLMVNIGSLSTGGRVSAVKADLAKIVLTNPVCTEVGEKIALSRRVEKHWRLIGWGQIRRGVTITPTVDDD; translated from the exons ATGGCGGGTGACGAGTCGGGTACAACGCTGGGTCAGCCTCATTTGGCCAAACAAGACCTCAATACTCTG GATGTATCCAAGCTGACGACACTTTCCCCCGAGATCATCAGCAGACAGGCCACCATCAACATTG GCACCATCGGCCATGTGGCGCACGGAAAGTCCACAGTGGTGAAGGCCATCTCGGGCGTTCACACCGTCCGCTTCAAAAACGAGCTGGAGAGGAACATCACAATCAAGCTCGGCTATGCTAACGCGAAG ATCTACATGCTGGATGACCCCAGTTGCCCTCGGCCCGAGTGCTACCGCTCATGCGGGAGCAGTACCCCCGATGAGTTCCCCACAGACATCCCCGGCACCAAAGGCGAATTTAAACTTGTCAG ACACGTGTCCTTCGTGGACTGTCCCGGTCATGACATTTTGATGGCGACCATGTTGAACGGCGCCGCTGTCATGGACGCCGCCCTCCTCCTCATTG CGGGCAACGAGTCTTGTCCTCAGCCGCAGACGTCAGAGCATCTGGCCGCCATCGAAATCATGAAGCTGAAGCACATCCTCATCCTGCAGAACAAGATCGACCTAGTGAAGGAGAGTCAGGCCAAAGAGCAGTATGAGCAGATACTGACGTTCGTGCAGG GCACGGTGGCCGAGGGCGCGCCCATCATTCCCATCTCTGCTCAGCTCAAGTACAACATCGAGGTGGTGTGCGAGTACATCGTCAAGAAGATCCCCGTCCCTGTGCGAGATTTCTCCTCAGAGCCCAGACTCATTG TCATCAGATCATTTGACGTCAACAAACCTGGCTGTGAAGTGGATGACCTGAAAGGCGGCGTGGCGGGCGGGAGTATCCTCAAGGGCGTCCTCAAG GTGGGCCAGGAGATCGAGGTGCGGCCGGGCATCGTGTCCAAGGACCACGAAGGGAAGCTGATGTGCAAGCCCATCTTCTCCAAGATTGTTTCGCTGTTCGCCGAACACAACGACCTTCAGTACGCCGCGCCGGGAGGCCTCATCG GCGTGGGCACCAAGATTGACCCGACACTTTGCCGAGCTGACCGCATGGTGGGTCAGGTGCTGGGCGCCGTCGGGGAGCTACCGGAGATCTTCACTGAGCTGGAGATCTCATACTTCCTGCTCAGGAGGCTGCTGGGCGTGCGCACGGAGGGAGACAAGAAGGCCGCCAAG GTCCAGAAGCTGTCGAAGAACGAAGTGCTTATGGTGAACATCGGCTCGCTGTCCACAGGCGGCCGCGTTAGCGCTGTCAAAGCCGATCTGGCTAAGATCGTCCTCACCAACCCCGTATGCACCGAAGTAGGAGAGAAGATCGCCCTGAGTCGACGTGTGGAGAAACATTGGCG TCTCATTGGCTGGGGACAGATCAGGAGGGGCGTGACCATCACACCCACAGTGGATGATGACTGA
- the si:ch73-173p19.1 gene encoding uncharacterized protein si:ch73-173p19.1 has protein sequence MTSSGSSTIGELFHTLGEMGFTQEQIQAAVQAGHFSVMDAAEWLLQGHQHPRHSLLKQQTGPAETAFAAFNPPKESASASESYAPAADCPIGSLVLRPEKSSPPSRELHPVESRIKQDKSDFEEQQRQRVAKEARAERRQKKQERELVLKRIADDRRSLQEKKSSQSGAAVGAALPSNGNQGHAQGGKVQSNADNNCILMIRLPSGESMRERFPADAPLRSVVQHITGCHPSLPAFSLLQGFPRKRFGEAELSCSLRSLGLTPNAALCIQTTPPETPQDPAGPAQPPPVECDRQVCPAPQAPAVQERAGRPDLGIPSLLPNHVWEEAASLAGIAGNAPLHGPSHFWGRGQKLVAGNLEEAADVQLDQAEEEEEQEEEEEEDDEEEEEGGGGGEEGVAPHFPNGMPQLPFLLENRNRGGFVSRHRWPEQGNRLREAPADEPAHEPDDAEGRGAHGAAGQAAVERLLRVARRQDAGHAAQGQPLPAKRSFKIPSVSSLCALATRATVHLMTAPSMQYSSSLASLTPELAELLLSHMAQERLLRPRNLELFFGCPLQKFVLNCYPYSTNELLRQLRAFTALKHLSLVNSPLITDSGLSILSSLVKLQYLNLASCSKLTDSCLQYITVLKNLSFLSLDQTKVTDAGVTLYLRSAPPCLSQLSLNQTAIGEATLAALPAGVPQLRMLNIKQTKVSDVSALSELPGLQTLNLDGTNVTEASLAQLGAHPSLSSLSLAGIRVSDGDRALHVVSGLPLTHLILPGRHSVTDSGLVFLSQLWLLTELDLTDYTQVTDQGVQHLCTMTRLKKLSLSNTQVTDTGLTSLRPLLELQELCLDRTAVSSRGAAALITCLPHLQVLGLASTHVGDNVVRRGLIHCPQLVKCNLSRTRITDKSVKFLARMRLTQVNLDGTGVSRAGVAGLLACAHISSIRASNTRAVPIDDVSDDDGEALL, from the exons ATGACTTCTTCGGGCTCCTCG ACAATTGGGGAGCTATTCCATACTCTTGGTGAAATGGGCTTCACGCAGGAGCAGATCCAGGCGGCCGTGCAGGCCGGCCATTTTTCCGTGATGGACGCGGCTGAGTG GCTCCTGCAGGGTCATCAGCATCCACGACACAGTTTGCTCAAGCAGCAGACGGGGCCTGCCGAAACTGCGTTTGCGGCTTTTAACCCCCCTAAAGAATCAGCAAGCGCATCCGAATCGTACGCACCTGCTGCTGACTGTCCAA TCGGCTCGTTAGTGCTGAGGCCGGAGAAGTCGTCGCCCCCATCCCGAGAGCTGCACCCCGTCGAGTCTCGCATCAAACAGGACAAAAGTGACTTTGAGGAGCAGCAAAGGCAACGCGTGGCTAAGGAGGCGCGGGCGGAGCGCCGGCAAAAGAAACAG GAGAGAGAGTTGGTGCTCAAGCGCATCGCCGATGATCGGAGAAGCTTACAGGAGAAGAAAAGCAGCCAGTCAGGCGCTGCGGTGGGGGCGGCATTGCCGTCCAATGGCAATCAAGGGCACGCTCAGGGAGGGAAGGTTCAGAGTAACGCGGATAACAACTGTATCCTCATG ATCCGGCTGCCGTCCGGTGAGTCCATGCGCGAACGCTTCCCGGCTGACGCGCCGCTGCGCAGCGTCGTGCAGCACATCACCGGATGtcacccctccctccccgccTTCTCTCTCCTCCAGGGATTCCCACGCAAACGCTTTGGGGAGGCCGAGCTATCCTGCTCGCTGCGCTCCCTCGGCCTCACGCCCAACGCCGCCCTTTGTATTCAGACAACCCCCCCGGAAACCCCCCAGGATCCGGCCGGTCCTGCCCAGCCTCCCCCGGTTGAGTGCGACCGGCAGGTGTGTCCCGCTCCTCAGGCCCCCGCCGTCCAGGAGAGGGCGGGAAGGCCGGACCTTGGcataccctctctgcttcccaaTCATGTGTGGGAAGAGGCTGCCAGTCTCGCGGGTATCGCTGGAAATGCTCCTCTGCATGGGCCCTCTCACTTTTGGG GGCGAGGCCAAAAGTTGGTTGCTGGCAATCTCGAGGAAGCCGCTGACGTCCAACTCGACCAggcagaagaggaggaggagcaggaggaggaggaagaggaggatgatgaagaagaagaagaaggaggaggaggaggagaagagggaGTAGCTCCACATTTCCCGAACG GTATGCCGCAGCTGCCATTCCTCCTGGAGAACAGGAACCGCGGCGGTTTCGTGTCCAGGCATCGCTGGCCCGAGCAGGGCAATCGACTCAGGGAGGCCCCGGCAGACGAACCGGCGCACGAGCCAGATGACGCCGAAGGGCGAGGGGCGCACGGAGCCGCCGGTCAGGCCGCCGTGGAGCGTCTGCTGCGGGTGGCGAGGCGCCAAGACGCCGGGCACGCCGCTCAGGGACAGCCTCTTCCCGCCAAGAGGTCTTTCAAGATCCCCAGCGTCTCCTCGCTCTGCGCCTTGGCCACTCGCGCTACCGTTCACCTGATGACGG CTCCCAGCATGCAGTACAGCAGCAGTCTGGCCAGCCTGACTCCCGAGCTGGCGGAGCTTCTGCTGAGCCACATGGCCCAGGAGCGTCTGCTGCGCCCACGCAACCTGGAGCTGTTCTTCGGCTGCCCGCTGCAGAAGTTTGTCCTCAACTGCTACCCGTACTCCACCAACGAGCTTCTGCGCCAGCTGCGTGCCTTTACCGCGCTCAAGCACCTCAGCCTGGTCAACTCGCCGCTCATCACAG ATTCCGGCCTGTCAATTCTCTCCAGTCTGGTTAAACTGCAGTACCTCAACTTGGCCTCCTGCAGCAAACTGACCGACTCTTGTCTGCAGTACATCACAG tTCTCAAAAACCTGTCCTTCCTCTCACTGGACCAGACCAAAGTGACGGATGCGGGAGTGACACTGTACCTGcgctcggcgccgccgtgcCTCTCGCAGCTCAGCCTCAACCAGACGGCGATTGGCGAGGCCACGCTGGCCGCGCTGCCCGCAGGCGTGCCACAGCTGCGGATGCTCAACATCAAGCAGACCAAG GTGTCTGATGTGTCCGCACTGTCCGAGTTGCCGGGCCTGCAGACACTCAACCTGGACGGCACGAACGTGACCGAGGCCTCGCTGGCGCAGCTGGGCGCCCACCCGTCCCTCTCGTCCCTCAGCCTCGCGGGGATACGCGTGTCGGACGGCGACCGCGCCCTGCACGTCGTCTCGG GTCTGCCTTTGACTCACCTGATACTCCCGGGACGTCACTCAGTCACGGATAGCGGACTGGTGTTCCTTTCGCAGCTGTGGCTACTGACGGAGCTCGACCTGACGGATTATACGCAAGTCACAGACCAGGGAGTTCAGCACCTGTGTACTATGACCAG GTTAAAGAAGTTGTCTCTGAGCAACACTCAAGTGACAGACACCGGGCTCACCTCCTTGCGCCCCCTGCTGGAGCTGCAGGAACTGTGCTTGGACCGAACGGCGGTCAGCAGCCGAGGAGCGGCGGCGCTCATTACCTGCCTGCCGCACCTCCAG gtGTTGGGCTTGGCCAGCACTCATGTGGGCGACAATGTCGTGCGGCGAGGTCTTATCCACTGCCCTCAGCTGGTCAAGTGTAATCTCAGCCGCACCAGAATCACAGATAAGA GTGTGAAGTTTCTGGCGCGCATGCGTCTGACTCAGGTGAACCTCGACGGCACCGGCGTGAGCCGGGCGGGCGTCGCCGGCCTGCTGGCCTGCGCTCACATTAGCAGCATCCGCGCCAGCAACACACGTGCTGTGCCCATTGACGACGTCTCCGACGACGACGGGGAAGCGCTGTTGTAG